A section of the Mycolicibacterium anyangense genome encodes:
- a CDS encoding aromatic-ring-hydroxylating dioxygenase subunit beta has product MSVISEGQQLAIRPLPDSDILAFLYLESRLADEARYSDWEALWDDDAEYRVPMHPNDDPRSTVAYINDNRRRIKSRIAQLNSGSRHSQTPPSVMRRLLSNSEVVDQGLDTVTVESNFALFEYRVRQRFWAGRVIHTVRRSDGGLRLVRKVVHLIDAAGPVDTLAFLI; this is encoded by the coding sequence ATGAGTGTGATCAGTGAGGGACAGCAGTTGGCGATCCGTCCGCTACCCGACTCGGACATCTTGGCGTTCCTCTATCTCGAGTCCCGGTTGGCCGACGAGGCCCGCTATTCGGACTGGGAAGCACTGTGGGACGACGACGCCGAGTATCGAGTGCCGATGCACCCCAATGACGACCCACGTTCCACCGTGGCGTACATCAACGACAATCGTCGGCGGATCAAGAGCCGGATCGCGCAGCTCAACAGCGGCAGCCGGCATTCCCAGACGCCTCCGTCGGTGATGCGTCGACTACTGTCCAATAGCGAGGTCGTCGACCAGGGGCTGGACACCGTCACTGTCGAGTCGAATTTCGCACTGTTCGAATATCGTGTCCGCCAGCGCTTCTGGGCTGGCCGGGTAATTCATACCGTCCGCAGGAGCGACGGTGGGTTGCGGTTGGTGCGTAAGGTGGTCCATCTCATCGATGCTGCCGGGCCGGTCGACACATTGGCGTTCCTGATTTGA
- a CDS encoding aromatic ring-hydroxylating oxygenase subunit alpha: MTTAEKESATDGFDVSELVRPDRVHGSVYTSPEVYRREMDTIFKTGWVYVGHESEIKQPGDYLTRMIGSDPVVVVRSKDNQVRVLLNRCTHRAAKLCTAEMGNATSFRCPYHGWTFSNTGELRGVPMREAYGEAFDEVRSDLGMAAAPRVDSYGGFIFASLAPEGVSLIQHLGKATGAIDRLLNLSPTGEIEFASTWMKHLHHANWKMVVENNVDGYHALFTHISVYESIRPAKVSHVPEKTSVLVRDLGDGHSEIDYSEEYRRLDEEFVWYGRIPREKLGGYAEALENAYGPEKTHESLVIGPPHTLIWPNLFLAEMNVMFVEPQAPDRTVAYTTAVQIPGQPELNERTLRRCEGAMGPAGFLIADDGEIGMRNQAGLAAESPEWLVLARGAGSDITNESGVINNDKSAETPQRGFYQRWAAVVGGQA, encoded by the coding sequence GTGACAACTGCTGAGAAGGAAAGCGCCACAGACGGTTTCGATGTATCTGAGCTGGTTCGACCGGACCGGGTGCACGGCTCCGTCTACACCTCGCCGGAGGTCTACCGGCGGGAGATGGACACCATCTTCAAGACCGGCTGGGTATATGTCGGCCACGAGAGTGAGATCAAGCAGCCGGGCGATTACCTGACCCGGATGATCGGTTCGGACCCCGTGGTGGTGGTGCGCAGCAAGGACAACCAGGTTCGGGTGCTGCTCAATCGTTGCACCCACCGTGCTGCCAAGCTGTGCACGGCCGAGATGGGCAACGCGACGTCCTTTCGGTGCCCGTACCACGGTTGGACCTTCTCCAACACCGGTGAGCTTCGTGGCGTGCCGATGCGTGAGGCCTACGGTGAAGCCTTCGACGAGGTCCGCAGTGACCTTGGCATGGCGGCTGCACCACGGGTCGACAGCTACGGCGGATTCATTTTCGCTTCACTTGCCCCCGAGGGCGTTTCGCTGATCCAACACCTTGGCAAGGCCACCGGGGCCATCGACCGTCTGCTGAACCTCTCGCCGACAGGTGAGATCGAATTCGCGTCGACCTGGATGAAGCATCTACACCATGCCAACTGGAAGATGGTGGTCGAGAACAACGTCGACGGCTACCACGCGCTGTTCACCCACATCTCGGTGTACGAATCGATCCGCCCGGCCAAGGTGTCCCACGTGCCCGAGAAGACCAGCGTGCTGGTTCGCGACCTGGGGGATGGCCACTCGGAGATCGACTACAGCGAGGAGTACCGCCGACTCGACGAGGAATTCGTTTGGTACGGCCGCATCCCGAGGGAGAAGCTCGGAGGTTATGCCGAAGCGTTGGAGAATGCCTACGGTCCGGAGAAGACACACGAATCCCTGGTGATCGGACCGCCGCACACCTTGATCTGGCCGAACCTGTTCCTTGCCGAGATGAACGTGATGTTCGTCGAGCCGCAGGCCCCCGACCGGACGGTGGCTTACACCACCGCTGTTCAAATCCCCGGGCAGCCCGAGCTCAACGAGCGCACGCTGCGCCGGTGTGAAGGTGCCATGGGGCCGGCGGGCTTTCTGATTGCCGATGACGGCGAGATCGGGATGCGCAACCAAGCGGGCTTGGCTGCGGAATCTCCGGAGTGGCTGGTCCTGGCCAGAGGAGCCGGCAGCGATATCACCAATGAATCAGGCGTGATCAACAACGACAAGAGCGCTGAGACGCCCCAACGCGGCTTCTACCAGCGTTGGGCGGCGGTTGTGGGAGGACAGGCATGA
- a CDS encoding Zn-ribbon domain-containing OB-fold protein, which yields MTEDWLLNSQLAPGGDLDPLQPLYEAARRGELVLPFCSRCRLPLELEQTVCDGCGAFGREWTSVELRGVVHSWTTVHRREPGLVRAEMPYPVIDVELDSGHRLVMTTTSSSASVPPIGTSVHIAFRTLGDAHIPAVQSSED from the coding sequence ATGACCGAGGACTGGTTGCTGAACAGCCAGCTTGCCCCCGGCGGCGATCTCGATCCGCTGCAACCGCTGTATGAGGCGGCCCGGCGTGGTGAGCTGGTGTTGCCATTCTGCAGCCGATGCCGGCTGCCACTTGAACTCGAGCAGACCGTCTGCGACGGCTGTGGCGCCTTCGGGCGCGAATGGACCAGCGTCGAACTCCGGGGTGTTGTGCACTCGTGGACCACCGTCCACCGGCGGGAGCCGGGGCTGGTTCGTGCCGAAATGCCCTACCCCGTCATCGACGTCGAGCTGGACAGCGGACACCGCCTGGTGATGACGACAACGTCATCCTCAGCGTCCGTACCCCCGATCGGCACCAGCGTGCACATCGCCTTCCGCACGCTTGGTGACGCCCACATTCCTGCAGTTCAAAGTTCGGAGGATTAG
- a CDS encoding thiolase family protein has product MRSTDLVGLGMTEMSLRGGDSAVVLACRAIGAALADAGCTRSDIDGLLVGSSQGVRPERLGVALAGQGGFGDLRLLEHVEIKGTTAIAMIQRARHAISTGEASTVMCVFADAPLVDGKGAGSLYAHSGGKSGLRGFERASGLLGSVPTYALMAQRWLHVSGTDPEAIATVAMTARRWASGNPHAVDREPMDREKYLASPMIAEPLRRVDCARPVNGAVAIVLTGDPGLGLTRLRVRGAGRYHPVRRRRAGAESWFGGGRRALDDALHEAGIQRADLDVVELYDPFSVVTLMLLDEYRLTDSVPVGEFVAAGEIGPGGALPTNTGGGQLAGFYLQGMTPLAEAVIQLRGSGGARQVEDAVTALVGGVGGRLDHHAALILERAA; this is encoded by the coding sequence TGTCGCTGCGGGGTGGCGACTCCGCGGTGGTTCTCGCCTGCCGTGCCATTGGTGCCGCATTGGCCGATGCGGGCTGCACGCGGTCGGACATCGACGGCCTGCTGGTGGGGTCGTCGCAGGGGGTTCGGCCGGAGCGGCTGGGGGTCGCGCTTGCCGGGCAGGGCGGGTTCGGTGACCTTCGTCTGCTGGAGCACGTCGAGATCAAGGGCACAACCGCAATCGCGATGATTCAGCGCGCGCGGCATGCCATCTCCACCGGTGAGGCCTCGACGGTGATGTGCGTCTTCGCTGACGCACCCCTGGTGGATGGCAAGGGCGCAGGTTCGTTGTATGCCCACAGTGGCGGAAAGTCAGGTCTACGCGGGTTCGAACGGGCTTCTGGTCTGCTGGGGTCGGTACCGACCTATGCCTTGATGGCACAGCGGTGGTTGCACGTGTCGGGTACTGATCCTGAGGCCATCGCAACGGTGGCGATGACCGCACGCCGATGGGCGTCGGGTAATCCGCACGCGGTCGATCGTGAGCCGATGGACCGCGAGAAGTACCTTGCCAGTCCGATGATCGCCGAACCGCTGCGGCGCGTCGACTGTGCGCGACCGGTCAACGGGGCAGTTGCCATTGTCCTGACTGGTGATCCCGGATTGGGCCTGACTCGGCTACGGGTACGCGGCGCGGGTCGCTATCACCCGGTGCGTCGCAGGCGCGCCGGCGCCGAGTCGTGGTTCGGCGGCGGGCGGCGCGCGCTCGACGATGCCCTGCACGAGGCCGGAATCCAGCGGGCCGACCTCGACGTCGTCGAACTCTACGACCCGTTCTCGGTTGTGACGCTGATGCTTCTTGACGAATACCGGCTCACCGACTCGGTGCCAGTTGGTGAGTTCGTCGCCGCCGGCGAGATCGGTCCGGGTGGAGCGCTACCGACCAACACCGGCGGTGGCCAGCTGGCGGGCTTTTATCTGCAGGGCATGACCCCGCTGGCCGAAGCCGTCATTCAGCTCCGTGGGTCCGGTGGCGCACGACAGGTCGAAGATGCGGTAACCGCTCTGGTCGGCGGGGTTGGCGGCCGCCTCGATCACCATGCAGCGCTGATTCTGGAACGTGCAGCGTGA